The Geobacter metallireducens GS-15 region GCCACAAAACGAAGCCGGAGGATATTTTCAACATCGGCAAGAAGATCCTGGGAACCCCTCCCGTAGAGAATCACATTCCCCTTGCGGGCACAGTCGAGCATGATAATCTCGATGGTGTTCAGATGAGCTGCCTGGAGCCTGTCTTCAGCGGTGATATACACTGGCGGTTTTTCATCAACCCGATTGAATATCTCCCGGTCGAGGCCATACTGGGGGGCAAGCTCTGCAATCTTTGCACCGTCAACTAGTGTATATTTCAGCCGTTTCGCCACCTCGCGAGCGATCAGGTAGGCGCCGGTTCCCATCTCTCTTGAAATAGTGATAATTGCCATAGTACCCCCGGTATTGCAAAAAAGTGCTCGATATTACCATGTCATGGGGTACGTATACAAGGGGGTAATTTGTATGGTACCATGCGCATCATGATGCTGTTTCACTGAGTTTTCACCAAGGAGCCATATGGCTGATTTCATTGCCCGTTTGTTCGTTTTCGCCCTGACACACTCGATCCTTGCACTTCCCGCACTTCAAAGGCGCATGGGGGATATATTCCCGCGTCTTGGGCGCTTCTACCGCTTCGCGTACAACCTGGTCGCCCTCGTGACGTTCACCTGGGCACTGTCTGCATGGCACTTTTCACCGGTTGTTTATATTGTGCCAGGCACGGGGAGCCTCATATTTTATCTTATTCAGCTTGTTTTCATTGTTCTTCTTGCCCGGTGCGCGGCCCAGACCGGCATTGACGAGTTGCTCGGGCTGAGACAGATGCGCGGCACTCCCGGCAGTAAGCAGTTAGTAACCACCGGATGCTACGCAAGGGTACGACATCCGCTCTACTCACTGTCGGTCGTCTTTCTGGCTCTCAACCCGGTAATGACCCTCAAATGGTTGCTGCTAACAGTTTTCTCAGCGGTATATTTCGTAATTGGGGCACGAATAGAGGAGCGAAGGTTGATTGCCGAATACGGCGAAACGTATCGGAACTATCAGAAAAATGTACCGATGTTCATTCCGGCAAAAAAGGAGGTTCCACGGTTATAGGGTGAGGGAGAGCGGGCATGAACAAACCCGCCAAGCAGGGGTAGATGCAAATTCAATCGAGACGCACTTTCCTCACGCCATCAACGGAGACGAGGGATTCCACGATAGCACCTTTGGCACCGCGCGTACTGAACTTCACATCAAATTCAAAGTACATGCGTGCGGAATCAATATCTTTTTCCACATTAACATCCAGAATCTCCAGTCCCCCAGCCTTCAGGACCTGTTCAATCCGGTCTGATAATCCCCTCATATCATCACTCCAGACCTTGACGGAGTAGTAGGAATCACGCTTCAAAACACTTTCGACCCTCTTCAGGCAGAGAAGGGTTATCAGTGAAATTGCCGTGACGGCCAGAGAAACGGTGTAGAGGCCCGCCCCACACGAAAGGCCAATGGCTGCAGCAATCCAGAGGCATGCCGCCGTGGTGAGACCGCGGATGGACGACCCCTCGCGGAGGATGGCACCTGCCCCCAAAAATCCTATACCGGTCACGACCTGGGCGGCAACCCGACCAGGATCGACGCCAAGTGGGCCGACACCGGAAAAATTACCGTAAAGCCGATAAAATTCGATGGACGCGACCACAAAAAGACACGAACCCAAGGACACCAGGAGATGCGTCCTGAAACCGGCCGGACGCCCGTGGATCTCCCGCTCCAGGCCGATGAGCCCTCCGAGGAGCGATGCCAGGAGAAGACGGCCAATCATGTAGAGGTTGAATTCCATCATTTCACCTGTCCGAGGAAGGTACCGAACGCTGTGGGGAGTATAGAAAATAGTTCGATTTTCATGCGACCACGGATGCGGCAGGGGTCAGCTCGAGTGTGAGGACAAATCCCCTTTCGGCCCCACCGCACCCAACAGTGAGGGGTACCTGCAGAGTCCCGTCCGCCGCTACCGTTACCGCCCCCCCCATGGCAAGGGTAGGCACAGCTGCACCCGGGAGAGTATCGACTCTCTCCGCCAAATCGGTGGGAACGGTAGCCATCTTTTCGCCCCTCTCCACCGGCGCCTGCTCATCCTCTGATCCCATTCCTGCCAGTCCCACTGAAGAGTCCGCTGTCACACTCCCCTCCTGGTCCCGGAGCGCGTTCATGACTCCTTTCACCACCGAGGAAAGAACCTGAAGGATTCCCTCGCCTGTTCTGGAAGCAGATCTAATCACGGGGAACCCCGCAGAATCGACCAGTTGCGCCAACTCTTCGGTGGAGAGGGCATCGGGCAGGTCACTCTTGTTGCACTGTACCACACAGGGAAGCTTCTCCAAATCCTGCCCATAACTTCTCAGGCATTCCCTCAGGTTTTCCATGCTCTCCCGGGTAATCGCGGCTGATTCCGGCGATGCGTCGGCAACGAATACTATGCCGTCGGCCCCCTTGAGAACGGTCTTCCAGGTGGAGCGATTGGTCACCTCTCCTTGAACCGTGTAGAGATGGAAGCGGACCCGATAATCGTTAACCTCCCCCAGTTCAGGGGGCATAAAATCAAAGAAGAGCATTCGGTCCGACTGCCCCCCCATTGTTTTCATGGGGCCGCGGCATTCCGGCTTCAATTTCCGGTGGATAAACTGAAGTGTCGTGGCCTTGCCGGCAAGGGGAGATCCGAAGTAAACGATCTTAGCGTTGATCTCACGCTTCGTTCTGTTAAACAGGGCCATTGCGGCCGTCCTCCTATTTGTCCTTTTTCTTACTGAGAAGCAGCTTCCGCGCCTGGGTCGAGAGCACCGACGAGATGCCCTTACTCTTGGCCAGATGGGCCAAATCCTTCTCATTCAGAGTTGCCAGGAAGCGCAAGGCCGACGGAAGCGACGTCTTGTTGTTCTCCACAAGCGCCTTACGTATCTGGTAGTTCTTGATCCATTCCTTGTTGGCGCAGATGACACGGAGAATTTCGTCATTCTGGATCGACGACTTGCAGATTGTCAGCACTTCCTGCTCGGTAATCCGGGGGTTCTTGATAACGGTTCCCGACACGAGCTTGTTGGAATCACGGATAAGGATCATCCGCCACTCCTTGTCGCCTGTCTGCGCAATCTTGATTTTGTCGGACACCCCCATGACCTGGGCCAACTGGTACTTTCCGCGGAACGCCTCGCTCTCTTCGTCGACTTCCTCCTCGCCATTGTCAGGAAACTCCTGGGCAGCCTCTTCTGCGGTGCTATGGGAGGTCGACACGGTGCGATGTGGCACTTCAATGCCCTGTTCGGCAAGAAACAGCCTGGTTTCTTCGGGACAGTGGGGGTGTGAGACTATCAGCGATGCAATTTCCCGGTTCCGGAGATAGAGACGGGCTAAACCGTCAAGTATCCTTGGATGAAGGGCTGGAGCTGAAACGGCCTCGCGGAGCACACCTTCCGGCAGCTCCGCGAGACACTTGCGTGCTCCGCCACTGACCTCGCCGTCCGGGTCGTGGGCCAGAACAAAGAGAACTGTGGTCAGGTCCGGGGAAGAGAGCTCCACCTCTCCCCCGATCACCTTCAGCTTTTCCCCGCGCGATGCGCCGCCAGCAAGGAAGGCGGCAGCCCGTGGAGATATTTTCAGCGTTACTTTCAGGGAATCTGCTCCACTACTTTACATTTGCAATCACTGCCGCGGAAAGCCCCTTTTTCTTCAGACGCGACACATCCCTGAGCGCCTCTTCCCGGCTGCCGTACTTGCCTGCGGTCAGGAGAAGGACCGGGACGGAAACGTTCGCTTTCCTGAGGGTGAGTTTATAGCCGAGTGCTTCCAGACGCTGCTGCTCTTGCATTGCACGCGCTTTCACAAAGTAGGATCCGGCATAGACGCGGTATTTGCCTCCCTCGTTGAGGACAAACCCTTCAACCGTGGCATCACGAAGCTTCTGGAGTTCCTTGCGAGCCGTTTCCTGATCGGCGAACTCGCCGAACAACAGCCTGATCATCGGCTCCTTCTTCTTGTTCCCCTCTTTCACAACCGGCGTAAGCCCTGCCTCCCGAACCTTGGCATTGTCCTTTTCCATGGCCGATGGCACGACATATTCACCGATTCGCAGAGTATACTCACCTGCCGCCGCTGCAGCGGAAGCCTTGACTGAGGACGCCTTGACTCCGGTTGCCGCCTTCTTCGCCACTTTCTTTGCAGCGGCAGTCTTCGGTTTAACAGGGGCGGCCTGCTTCGCCTCCTTGGAAGATGCGGCAGTCTTTTGTCTGTCATCCGTCTTGGCCTGAAGAGCCTTCTGTTTCGCCTCCACAGGGGCCTTCGCCTGTTCGGCAGGTTTCGGTTGTTCCTTCTTTGCCACAGGGGCCTTGGCAGGTTCAGCAGGCTTCGACTGCTCTTTCTTTGCCGGGGGAGCAGCCGATTTAACCGGTGCCGGAGGCTCGGCCTTCGCCTTTTCCGGTGTCTTCTGCTCTTGGGCCACCTTTGCGGGCTCCGGTTGACCCGTAGCAGGAGGGGTGACTGCCGCGGGTTTAGCCGGCTCGACGGGAGCGGACCCAGCGGGCTGCTCCGCAGGTCTCGGCGGAATCGGCTGT contains the following coding sequences:
- a CDS encoding MgtC/SapB family protein — its product is MEFNLYMIGRLLLASLLGGLIGLEREIHGRPAGFRTHLLVSLGSCLFVVASIEFYRLYGNFSGVGPLGVDPGRVAAQVVTGIGFLGAGAILREGSSIRGLTTAACLWIAAAIGLSCGAGLYTVSLAVTAISLITLLCLKRVESVLKRDSYYSVKVWSDDMRGLSDRIEQVLKAGGLEILDVNVEKDIDSARMYFEFDVKFSTRGAKGAIVESLVSVDGVRKVRLD
- a CDS encoding SPOR domain-containing protein is translated as MNIEFDQEPGDTSSKGGGSNTRLLLLVLLLLVAVFGYLFYFTDLIKPRQEVQAPAPVQPSQVKQPIPPRPAEQPAGSAPVEPAKPAAVTPPATGQPEPAKVAQEQKTPEKAKAEPPAPVKSAAPPAKKEQSKPAEPAKAPVAKKEQPKPAEQAKAPVEAKQKALQAKTDDRQKTAASSKEAKQAAPVKPKTAAAKKVAKKAATGVKASSVKASAAAAAGEYTLRIGEYVVPSAMEKDNAKVREAGLTPVVKEGNKKKEPMIRLLFGEFADQETARKELQKLRDATVEGFVLNEGGKYRVYAGSYFVKARAMQEQQRLEALGYKLTLRKANVSVPVLLLTAGKYGSREEALRDVSRLKKKGLSAAVIANVK
- a CDS encoding methyltransferase family protein; protein product: MADFIARLFVFALTHSILALPALQRRMGDIFPRLGRFYRFAYNLVALVTFTWALSAWHFSPVVYIVPGTGSLIFYLIQLVFIVLLARCAAQTGIDELLGLRQMRGTPGSKQLVTTGCYARVRHPLYSLSVVFLALNPVMTLKWLLLTVFSAVYFVIGARIEERRLIAEYGETYRNYQKNVPMFIPAKKEVPRL
- a CDS encoding GTP-binding protein, which produces MALFNRTKREINAKIVYFGSPLAGKATTLQFIHRKLKPECRGPMKTMGGQSDRMLFFDFMPPELGEVNDYRVRFHLYTVQGEVTNRSTWKTVLKGADGIVFVADASPESAAITRESMENLRECLRSYGQDLEKLPCVVQCNKSDLPDALSTEELAQLVDSAGFPVIRSASRTGEGILQVLSSVVKGVMNALRDQEGSVTADSSVGLAGMGSEDEQAPVERGEKMATVPTDLAERVDTLPGAAVPTLAMGGAVTVAADGTLQVPLTVGCGGAERGFVLTLELTPAASVVA